CCTGAGGGTATGTCTCTTGAAGCTGCTGTGATGATTCCTGATATGCTTTCTACTGGTTTTATGGGTGCTGAAAATGCCAATATTCCTATGGGTGGTTCTGTTGCTGTGCTTGGTATTGGGCCTGTTGGTTTAGCAGCTATTGCTGGTGCTAAGTTACAAGGTGCTGGGCGAATATTTGCTGTAGGAACTCGTCCTAAAGCAACTGAAGTAGCTAAAGAATATGGTGCAACTGATATGATATCATATAAAGAAGGACCTACTGATGAGCAGATTTTAGAAGCAACTAATGGTGAAGGTGTGGATGCTGTGATTATAGCTGGTGGTGGATCTGATATATTGTTAGATGCAGTTAGAGCAGCAAAAGCAGGGTCTGTAATTTCAAACATTAATTATTTTGGAAGTGGGGAAACTTTACCTATCTGTCGTGAAGGATGGGGATTCGGTATGGCTGATAAAGACTTTGCTACTGGTTTATGTCCTGGTGGAAGGGTAAGAATGGAAAGATTAGCTGATATTGTGACTCATAATCGTATGGATCCTGGACTTATGGCAACACATGTTTTCCATGGATTTGATAAAATAGAAGAAGCACTACTCTTAATGAAAGAAAAACCAAGAGACCTAATCAAACCAGTAGTCATAATCGACGAAAACCTATAGTAATATTTAAGGAAATATTTATAGTAATATTAATAAGTAATATTTATGGTAAATCTAATGATATTATAGCTATATACAAATTCATTTGTTTTTATAGCTATTTTTTATCATTTTATCATTTTATTATTTTATTATTTTTACTATTTTATTATTTTTAATTAATTTTAATTAATTTTTCAATTTTTATATTACTAAATCTGTGAATTTTTTAGAATTAGGAGGATTTTATGTTAATAGTTTTAGCTAAAGCAACAGCAAAAGATGGTATGGTTGAAAATATTGTAAATAATGCAGAAACATTAATTGAAGCTACTCGTGCTGAAGATGGATGTATTGATTATAATTTACATAATTCAACTGAAGATGATAATATTCTTGTATTTGTTGAAAAATGGGAATCAGAAGAATTTTTAAAATCTCATTTGAATCAACCTCACTTTATAGAGTTTGGTTCAGCTATTGAAGATTTATTAGCTAAAAATTTAGAGATTTCTGTTTATTCATCAGAAGAAATAGATTTATAATATTTTCTAATATATTTTTAAATATATTTTTAATTATTTTTTAAAATATTTTATAAATATATTTTTTAATTATCTCTTAAAATTAAAAATTATCTTTTATTTTTATTTATTTTTATTTATTTTCAGTGCCTATTTTTATAATTCTTTTTATTTTATTTTAAAATATTTCACCTTAATATTATTTCACCATATTAATATACTAAAATAATCTAATATTATATCATGAT
The nucleotide sequence above comes from Methanobrevibacter sp. TMH8. Encoded proteins:
- a CDS encoding zinc-binding dehydrogenase, translating into PEGMSLEAAVMIPDMLSTGFMGAENANIPMGGSVAVLGIGPVGLAAIAGAKLQGAGRIFAVGTRPKATEVAKEYGATDMISYKEGPTDEQILEATNGEGVDAVIIAGGGSDILLDAVRAAKAGSVISNINYFGSGETLPICREGWGFGMADKDFATGLCPGGRVRMERLADIVTHNRMDPGLMATHVFHGFDKIEEALLLMKEKPRDLIKPVVIIDENL
- a CDS encoding putative quinol monooxygenase, with product MLIVLAKATAKDGMVENIVNNAETLIEATRAEDGCIDYNLHNSTEDDNILVFVEKWESEEFLKSHLNQPHFIEFGSAIEDLLAKNLEISVYSSEEIDL